In the Colias croceus chromosome 1, ilColCroc2.1 genome, TTATGCGCGTTGTGCAGCGTGAGCGCCCTGGGACGAAGGGACATCCATTTCCATCCGGGGCGGCCTGTCCGGGTTAGAAAGTGGAGCAATTGCTCCTCCGGGGAGTTGAACGTTTGGTCTGATGTGGATGCGTATTCGCAGTACACCCtggatattaaataaattatagtttttgttGAGTGTTTTCAAACTTGAAATGTAACCCTCTACGGCGTAGAGCTGTCTACGCTGAACTCGAAGACGACGGAGTAAACGGCAGTTTTTTAATATGGCATTTAGTCAACAttgaaatgaataattttatttatcataaaacATCATATCACTAATTACACTCACCATTCTGGATGCACTTTCCAGTTCTCGCCTTTAAAGTATTCCGTtactaaaaacaaaagaatatttattatagttaatttttaacctaacctttttttaactttttacattCATTGTTTTAAAAGCTCAATTTCTTAATATGACGAAAGGCCGTTATTCAACCGTATACACGTGATACGTACTATTAATAGGACTGTGCTTAATCTCCTGCTCCGCTTGCAACTCATACATGCCATAGCCATCAGGGAGCACTGCCGCCAGAGAGTACGGAGTGCCCTCCACCGGGCTGTAGAAGTATCTCTGCCGCCTGGTTGCTACGCGACGCATGCCGTCGTATTGGACTTTCACACCGATTTCTGTTTCTCCCTCACGTTGTTCGATCATGTCGTGACGGAGCTGCaaacaaagataatatttgTAGATTCAGAATAGTTTGGTGTAGGGAATTTCTTCGTCTTaactagttatttattatcttcaattaaattgtgatattatatttaaagcaAACTAAGATGAGAATCCATCAATTCGTTAATCATGGAGCCATTGTCGTGATGTGTACTCGTAAGTATTCTGTATTCAAAGCGAtcgtaaatatgaaatatgtatttcgCTGCATTGTGGGACATTGTGATCTGTGTGTGTATATTGATCTATttaatatggaaaaaatattgcataGCTTCATAGATTGATTTCTACAATTACCTATCTAACAATCACACAATAAATATCATCGGGTAACTGtcacaatatttaataatacctaAACAATATGGCAAGCCCATCGTTGCGTGGTCGTACGCCGGTTTTCCGCCGATGACACCTTGGCACACGCTCAAACCAAGGGCTTATGACTAGCACAAGTGAcaaataacacaataaaatacttttatatgaAGTACACTATTTTTTTAGTGTCGAGCATATTCCTAGCGCGGCTAGACCGCTAACTATGCGTGTTTTCTTGCTAATTCTCtgtatttacagttttttcttaaaattaatgcACTGTAGAACCGCAATGAACGAGCTAATAATGAATGCGAAAGTACTTAATGACATGTTTAATAAcgctatattttaatttataatgtttcatGTTTCATTGGTACATTACGTACAATTGAGTGTAATTATTCAACTTTGTGTTTTTGACCTCAAAGACTAATTACAGTTCTGAAACAGCCATCAATATACGTTCATTACCTTTGCAGAATATTACTGGCAAGATTAAATAGATGGCCTCTTTGGATGGTAATTCGAAAAAagaatataacatttaaaaaataaaaacttacatcTAGAAGAAGCGACGTGAGATTGACCCGGGAGTTTTCGTCCGAGTCAACGAGCAACTCAACGTCAGTTAAGTCCACACTTGAGTATAGAGGCCGCAGTGTCTCCGTGTACTAGAATTTAttcaacatattatttagttcacgatgttctaaatttaaatctacagaatttattacttaatatgaaaatgtttttcaatGGTTGTGACAAGctcatttattaatatctaaaGCTTGGGATGAATTTCAttgaacatttttatgtagCTACATTTTGGACTGCAATAACATAGGTCATAGGCGAATAAAATGAACACCTATAATTAtagagttaaaaaataaaatgtaattcgAATGGAATATATGAGTAgttaaatgtatgaaaaatgaGCGTTAACGTgtcattaaaaatttccttATTGTTCCTTACCTCCTCGTTAGTATGCTGTgaaagatataataaaattaatatttactatgtaaaagtataatttcaataattaattaattaatgttatttgtgTACACATACCAGTGGCCTCAAATCTGGATGATATAAAACATGCCCGTTGTTATCCACCATAAAAGAATAGCCGTTTACTCCAagctaaaataattacaatttcttATTAATTCCAACGacgtataaattaaaacatattgtttttGCGAGTTTATTTTCATGCGTTTATAACACAgagatttcaaaaaataaataatactctTCAAACATCCTACTACTAGAGAATTGATAgtctacataaaaatatttattagattttttatacCTTATAAGGTGGAACGAGCTTCTTTATTTGATCGACAGGAACGTCAGTACCTACAATTCCTAAAAGATTCGCTTCTCTTTGCTGAAATAAacaagaaacaaataaatatttagtaataactacataataagATTAAAGATTTTATCATAAGTAAATGAGAAATGAATCATACCGTATGATTTCTTCTGTCGAATATTGGTACGGTCACTGAAGTCATTAATTGACCCATTCCATCGTCATCCAAGCTGCTACTCTGTATTGCAACACATTAAtgcaacaaaataaattattaaattatataaatgaagATAATTTTTTCATCTCATGTTTTTAAAGaggcaaaatttaattactcaCAAGATGAGTTTTATTATgtgtacttaaaaaatataacttaataattaattatttcgttcGTTATTCATACTTTTTAATCAGACATCTTCAGTCAAATACTTAAACtgaaaatagaaaatgatTGAAAATCGATTGTTACGATCACAGGTTACGACTTACGATGTATTGCATAATGCATGCCTCTACGGCGTAGAACTGTCTACGCCGCATGAGATATTATCATAATCCTTTctttgtaagtattttataaaaattacatctGCAGTTAGACATACCCTTCCGCCGACGTAAACAGGGCTCCAATGCACTGGGTGCAGAGTCTGGTACATGACCAGAGGTCTGGCGAGTACTTCCACAAAATGCAAGACTTTGGACTTCACTTCGCCGTGGTCGTTTATTGTCACGTGGAAACCTATTAAGATTTATGAATTGTTATAATGCTGTcgcttttattaatattctaaTGAATTATACTTCATTTATACACATATCAAAAATGTGTCATTTGTCTGGTTCTTTACTTTTTAGCAGATAATCGTAGGATTtagataattttgaatatttttgtttttataatctgGTTTCTGCTAGTAACTGAATCAATTAGTCATACCATAGTATTTTCATACTGTatacagtaggtacctatacgtaataataataacctaCCCTTATTAGTGCAAGCCATGTCTTTCATATTGCTCCCGGACGTCGCATCTCCACCGACTCGGTACGTAAAGATCCTGACAGGCATATGTGGCCAGTTCCAAGTGCGGAACACCCCCTTCACCCCGCCGGCGCCTCCCCCCGCGCCCACCACCGCGATCGCCTGGTTGCACTGGCAGCCCTGTCCTGTCCTGTTATACTGGAACGAAAATTGCGGCTTAGAACGGAGTTCTGAAGATATTGAGCAATATCTATATGTTGGTATACGAATGACAAGTATGTTTTAATTCTAGTTATTtcgtaaaatgttattatgaatgttttaataacaaaaagacACAgaattctattataatataagaaatgtAAGTTTAACCAAAAACAAATTCGAACTTGATATTCCTAACATAATACCCTGAATGTATATCTCATACATAAAATTGATCAAATACCCTATGAAGAATTTCGAAAGCAGTACTCAATGCAGCTGTCAAGTTAGCTGCGCCGCCAGTCGGTGCCGTGTTCCATACTGCGCTCTTTAGCTCTCGTAGAGTCTCCGGAATtgcctaaaaataatacacttgatattattttgaaatattaaatagcttCACATTCAAATAAACATCATGTTTAGcaatctaaatatttattattcatattcaaattcaaaaatacACAATCATAGTTACATAAAAGCTTCGTATGTAGCTCACAGCAATTTATTACTATTGTTGTAAATCTCAACTACtcgtacattttatattactagGAAGCCTATAGGTTCTCGACGGCCGTCATACTTTAAAAGGGTCAAGGATTTGTGTCATCAGTCCATTTAGACACATTTAACTCTTATGTTGCAAACGTTTCTACGAGTGTATAACGCATACCACTTACGTATTATATACCTAACAAATCGAAGCtcttttgtttcaaaattagtttgtataaaaacatattattcgTACAATTCGATGCACGCACGAGTAACTAATATTTGTCGATTGATATTAAAATGCTGACTGGAAGCGAAATATTGTAGTTTAGTTGTGAGTAATCAATTAAAACTGCAGTAACTGTTATATAATGCAGATAATTGCAGTGCGGATATCGCTAGGTGATTCTAAACTACGGCAAGTGCGCCCAGCGAATACGTAATGAAGGAAATGCAAAATAGCTGAATGTACACCACAGTCCACAATGTcgataatttatgtttttgctTTTGCTGTACTTTGAGTGCGAGTTTTGACAGTGGAACGTGCATCGCTTTGCAAATGTCGCTTCAATTTACATGCTATTgtgattttcaatttttcactAGTGGAgtgtttacataaatatttgtaaagttTTGAAAGCATAGAACAGAATagaatatcatcgaaatattgatttaaaaatgacTTTTTAACTTGTCATTATGTTCATGTATAGAGCTTGATTAATTTCATGGTAATACGCGATAATTTTACAATAcgataaatcattatttaccatactcatacaaaaaatatattaaatctgATCCTAATACAAACATCCagttattaatacaaatacaagGGAGTTTGAAACTCATTTCGTTCCCTACGTAACCACATTTCAACCCGTTCACTGCAAATAAGCAATTCGATATCAAACTCAAATAACTTCGCGACAAGCtgttaatttaaacaaacacGTCAACTTTATGACATATGTTTatgtatactaataatatgattGTTTTGTATTCATACGTATATGAAAGGGAAAGATCATCATTTtagatttaattcataattgcGTCTGTAGAGCgtgtgttgtttattttttactatatatttttcagCAATCAATTATCGAAAGTGTTAATTGATTGCTTTTTAGAGTATGTTTCAAAATATGATCGCCATTTGTACATACTAGCATCTGTTTGTTCTATTTCTGTGTTTTATGTAAATCTtgtgtgtgtgcaataaagtataTCTATGATTTTGTTGATTTAAACGTCAAGTGAATATTCATTAGGTACTGTAGTGTATAGAAaacgttttaaattaaaaatcattatttacgTACCAATTAGACTTTCATTGacataatttaagtaaaatcttttaataattatagaaccttacttaataatatttcataatctctcatataatatttagagATAACATTTATATCTACTCAAATACTTACACATACAATATTTGACGTGTTACACGCCAAAGGTTAATAAGCAGAAATGTAAGATCACAGTGTAAGATATAATAACATGTAACATTCTCATATAAGTTTATTCGAGCGAGACTAGTCAAACTTGTCATTGGGAATACTCGTGTGTGCCCAAGACGGCAGCGAACTTGCGATAAGGGTGCGGTCACAACACCCACCTGTCAAAAGCGGGAATCTACTTCTTCGCACCACAGATAGCATCGTGAAACTTTCCACTTATAAACTGTGAGAGCACATTTGAACAACATTGTGACAGTTTTAGCTGAATGCTTTTACGAACGCGGAGTTCAAAAATACGGGGGAATTTAAGAGATATTTTTCTCATATACTTCGCTACAAGTTGCTAACGGAATTTTTTGTGTCAAATGAAACGATGGTTTTACTCAAAAACCTCTCTGTGTAACGTTTCATTTCTAGGGTTCATAAATTACACATTGTCTTATACATCTAGGATAAGCGGTATGCCATAAGAATTTATCATTGAAGAAAGAGAAGAAACTGCCCCTATTCAGTTACTTTAGATCTGGCACGACTTAGTTAATCACTCCGTGCATACCTAcaaggttataaaaatattgcatttattttctGCATTTCTAAAGTAAGCAAGTCAGAATTTTATTCTGAATTGATCTTGACTTGACCGCAATAGCGCCAAATGTCAAGTGGAGATGTGATCTAAGAGACACTTATGTGTTGGCTTTTTACGTAACATCTTCAGACCACAACAAAACTATAAGATCTCACTTTAAATGATCTTCACTCGCCAACAAAATTTCTAGAGTTTTCAAAGAACTGGAATATTCTTTGTAAAGCGGAGATAAATATCTGGAACCTTCTATTCGCCTTCAGATTTATGCTCTAGATATTAATCGTTATCTCTTATTGTAGCTGAATCGGGACTCAGAACATGGAAAGTATATTACGTTTTTAGTAATGGTTCCTTGcttgtgtttttaatatacGTAACGAGAATTGTCGCTCAGTTGCACCTGTGCAGTTGTGCATGAAAAGCTACGTTCACATTACTTACTAACttgtttcattattattcTGCTCTTTTGTCTTGATGTCAGAAACCCTTTGCGTAGTTCtgttcttaaatattatatgatgTTGATTTCTTAACTACCTTTTATAAaggtacattaaataataatgtatacaaAAAGTTGCGTGGTAaagttcattaattttatcgaGCCTCGTAAATACAACTTTTCACTTAAGAAGGACCATTTACAACGTCCTCAAATTCTTCCATTAAAGGTGCGTGAACGGACTAGACAATTGACGAATTCCATCTAAGAAGATACTTTACGGAGCTTAACTTCTGTTTTGTATTCATAAGATGTTCCTTGAGAAACATCAATTTATCTACTTTTCATaggaaattattatcataaattctCTCATTCTCCTTGTTGTTCCTTAACGCTACTAACTACTCTTCAATTGAAGagagaatatttaaaaaggtaagtactttaaataagtacctacctacgatTACATtacttaaatgttatttagatGATTGACAAGCTGAATACATTTATTCTATTCAGTATGGACTAGGAGAAATGTATACCTTAATTTGTTTAGTAATAAAAGACGtcatttgaaagaaaatggaTGGATTTGCGGTACCTTCGACTCGATTAAATAGGTCTGTTTTTTCATCCGAAGTTATTTAATACAGCTATCCCGTTTACTCTTATGGAGATTGCGGAAAAGGGAAAAGGGAAAAGAGAAAATACAAAGAATCCTTCAGGTTAACGGAATTGCTGACATACATTATATTCGTCCCGATGTTAATGGAGCTCCAAATTAAGCCGTTTTGATTGAATCCATTAAACCAAATACAGAGTCAGCAGATGCGTATCAAAGAACTTAGGGTCGCACGCAATACATGCATTTGTCTACTGTATTCCACAATATAATTTCGTTTTGAATGTTTGGTCTTATGAATTCTGGTGGTAATTGGTTCACTATTCACGGaattttgtttgattgaacTTTTATGGAATTATAATtggaataattttactttGTCGTATTGTAGCGTTGGTCGGTCAAAATGTGACTATAATTATATGGAGGTGATCTGagaatttcaattatttaaacccttaaataatgaattaagaTTTGATATGTATTTACTATGTATAACTagttaatatttaacaaaattcgtCTTTGTCGACAATAAGGTTTATAGACTAACAACACACTATCTTCAATAGAAACATTAACATACCTGAGCCAGCATTTTCGTATAGCACTGATGCAATTCTGACACTGTGTCACTATATCTATAGATGTTGACAAAGTCGTTCGGTCCGAGAGTATCCAAAAGCGCTGACACGGTTGCTCTGGCTAACCGCCGGTAGGAGGAACCTAGGTCGTCTGAGTCATCTAAAAGGATCACTAGATCTTTCGGTGACGTGGCAGCTTCGACGAACCAATTTGATGACCTAAAGTCATAGAAGTCACGTGCGTGGTGGGAATAGCCGTCTTCTGGTGGCCATGACATTGCTGGTAGGACAATGatgctttattaataaattcttaattaCGTAACGTTTGTATTAGTACTCAagaatcaatattataaaatcaataacatagttttaaggAAAATGAGAAAGGATAGTTTCTATTATGAAACGTCTTTTTCAGTAATATTGCGAGTATAATATTTCATCTGTGAGATGCTAGCTGAAATAGTCGattctatttaatattgaaaatcgAAATAAAGTACATTTGTCTAAGCGATACCACGTTATACAAATTACTAACCTGGATATCTCCTCATGAATCCCGTAGAGGATGCGTAGTACTGCCACGACAATGTCGGATcgatttcataattattgacaAACAGTGGATCCAAATGCTCCGACCACGCTATTTGGCTCTGCACCTCGCCATCTATTTAAAAcacaacattatttataatgaccATTAATAATACAAACTAACTCCATTGTCAAATGATTTGACCTTCGTTTAAAAAAAGACCAAGCATGGTTTTAAATTAGTGTTGGGGCgtggttatttattatatttatcaccAACttgatatatgtataattaaattggaatacaatacaatttactttatttaaaaacataatttgtgtTTTCCATCATAAACTATCGTATTGAAGAGTTAGGCCTTGATTAGAGTTCAAGCACAGTTCATggttgtattaaataaaagaaaatgctTCATGAAATATGCATGAAACGATTCAAGTTATGTATCGAGGGAAGGGTTGGCGCTGCGCGAACCAATTagggaaatttttatttgactagCGAGGCTATTAGAGGCACTGTAATTGGTGAACTTGCTTCATTGAGCAACTCTGATTGCTTTTGCCTGGACTGAACCGGAAAAATTAATGGCGATATGCCACAATGCTTTCTTAGAAATTGTGGACTTGAAACGTATTAAATAAACGGACACATAAAATAACGTTAGAACTGGGATAAGTTTTGCCAAGGATATTCATGATTCAAATCTCGACTCTACTTATAATACACGTAGCCATAAAAGCTTTTGAACCACAAACTAACAATTGCAAACACGAGTACGTATACAATACCCATATTGTTAAGGAGTTCAGCATTCGAGACCAAATCTcgagttaaattaaatttacaatcACACTAAAAGCATTCTAAGCTCTGAAGGACTCGTCTGCGCCAGGAGCCCACAACTGAATTGAGTCGGTGCATTGATTCATTCAGCGCGAACTTTACGTTTCGGAGCAGCTGAAATTCTATATGGGTTAATTGCGTTAACCCAGATGAGAGCATAATGCAACTTTACATACATGTAATATGTGCGATTTAAACAGCCTTGTGTGCAATTAAATACGTAACGCTGGACCGCGCTAATTACCGCgtattgtgaaaatataaatgatacaCGCTTAATCTCTTGCcatgtttttgaaataaataggtacgGCTTAACAAGGCTCTATGGCCTTAAACTCCAATCGAGTATGTACTTCAATtgctataattaaatttacgcTGCGCGTATGACTGCGGTTGTATGCTTACGTAGGTTTATCCCGTAggtaatgtatttatattcagCGATGtcgtatattttgtaaatctgCATGCTTATTGCatttagtattaattaatttgacaAATGTTCTGTGCAGGCATTTTCATTTAGTGCATCTTCTGGTAAAGGGAGATAATTACACCGTAGGCTCTATCTACCCTTAAAGCAATATACGTAAATAGATATACTTTGATTTATGTTTCTAGTGAGCTCACGATTAACGATTCCATAATATATACCAGTTGAGTGCCCGATCATTAACATAAAACccaaaaattataacatatcTTTCCATCTAAAAGCTAAAGTTACAGCAAAAATACGTAAGTCCATTtgttaataaatcatttcacCCTTTAGGCCCCGAGGCCTCCCGCGCGTTGCGTGTCACCAATATATTACGTGTCGTTATTTAGGGACAGCGGTCCAAACAAACCCCTACTGTCACTCAGTGTCACTTATAGCGCTATAGGAAAAGTTAAGCAACTGGTGATGATAGCATCTAAGAAATTAGTAAATCAATTAGGTACTGTTCATAATCATTAGGGATAAACAAAACCGTTAGTTCAATCAAACATTAAAGTAATACCAAATTGTAGAAATACGTTATGCAAAGTAAatgatagaaatattttatcaggCAGTTTATCAAATCAGCGAAAAGCTGTGACTCCACATGGGATTGGGAATATTCAACAAGCGACATCTGGCGCGCCTCAGAAAATCCGCTTTACCCACATATGTCGAAACTTTTGTTCTCAGAATAAAACCCATGAGATTTAAAACGTTCAATATCCCTTTATTTTCCATTCTTTGTCTTTGACTGGCAACTGCAACCCACTTATAAACTACGTTTTTGATTGAAAATGTTCAAACGGTGGATATTGCATCCTCTATCTGAAATGCACTCGATAGCGTTATATACGTACCGTTATATCCTTTTAGAGATACTTTATTACGTACGTGCAATCGagacaatttatttacatattgaaCACTCTATATagacacacataatatatttttctgcgTATTAAAAGCACTGTGTATCGTTTGACTtagaatttacataatatttatatcgtACTATACGAAAAATAAGATCAGAAATCAGAAACGCCACTTAGAAAAATAAGAAGCGTGTTTCTTTACCATAAGGCTTCtaacgttaaaattaaaatctgcTTTCTAAATCTTACCTTCAGTGCTAATATACGGTGGCATGAGCACAGCACTATAGCTGGTGTTCACAGCGATATGGTCGAAGTGTCTGCTGGGTGCGAGCAACAAGCGTCGCGCCCGCGCGGCCAGCGTGCCATCGTCAGCGTGCACGTTCAGCCAGCGTGCGTCGTAGTAAGTGCCCGGCGTGCCGTCGGAGCCCCCGCCGCCGGAGAGTGCTGCTGCCTCCGCGGAGTCC is a window encoding:
- the LOC123705066 gene encoding voltage-dependent calcium channel subunit alpha-2/delta-3 isoform X1, which gives rise to MVLATMSRRPLLLLTLLAAALANQLEDIPHNEVKNWALKFGVDLWEFGRHFTKMNQIQNKYHEYNVEVVRKDGLLLVRDLANEVKNHMDFKINAVMRIMDSAEAAALSGGGGSDGTPGTYYDARWLNVHADDGTLAARARRLLLAPSRHFDHIAVNTSYSAVLMPPYISTEDGEVQSQIAWSEHLDPLFVNNYEIDPTLSWQYYASSTGFMRRYPAMSWPPEDGYSHHARDFYDFRSSNWFVEAATSPKDLVILLDDSDDLGSSYRRLARATVSALLDTLGPNDFVNIYRYSDTVSELHQCYTKMLAQAIPETLRELKSAVWNTAPTGGAANLTAALSTAFEILHRYNRTGQGCQCNQAIAVVGAGGGAGGVKGVFRTWNWPHMPVRIFTYRVGGDATSGSNMKDMACTNKGFHVTINDHGEVKSKVLHFVEVLARPLVMYQTLHPVHWSPVYVGGRSSSLDDDGMGQLMTSVTVPIFDRRNHTQREANLLGIVGTDVPVDQIKKLVPPYKLGVNGYSFMVDNNGHVLYHPDLRPLHTNEEYTETLRPLYSSVDLTDVELLVDSDENSRVNLTSLLLDLRHDMIEQREGETEIGVKVQYDGMRRVATRRQRYFYSPVEGTPYSLAAVLPDGYGMYELQAEQEIKHSPINITEYFKGENWKVHPEWVYCEYASTSDQTFNSPEEQLLHFLTRTGRPGWKWMSLRPRALTLHNAHKKQERDSYYCDKTLVQSLVRDAMVIKELDTHTGHASHHSHPIATLMALLTRQGRFHKFVVTMSFIATRSGLLKWTENMNTTRSTESIDPHFSEKYARAFDSEWYRRAVEHHSIEPESFVFSVPFRDGSETEDLSAKPPLVLATHAVFVESRGHRAPAAVVGLHFQLDSLAKHFLNVTSTCTAGSVCKKTCAGDELDCYILDDNGFIILSEDVSQTGRFFGQVDGTIMDSLVQDKIYKKVTVHDHQGRCPDSRNQYNADANKITPMKPLSWLGGYLTRLLAMWYPLWQTSYAHPYTEDEPEYEDYEGEDDADRDRGMYEIIIDGVGDVTHEPSPPPAHAPREPPREAVRSAAVRPCDTSAELFTLQSTRLNAAQPLKGKLTNCHNSGCERPFSVQKIPHSNLILLVVDTLCPCGAKRLDVRAREAPPRAACRRPPRATHRRRPRSCVSYHPEEIEIQSCGGAGGLRALHALPALAVALLARLAT
- the LOC123705066 gene encoding voltage-dependent calcium channel subunit alpha-2/delta-3 isoform X2, yielding MVLATMSRRPLLLLTLLAAALANQLEDIPHNEVKNWALKFGVDLWEFGRHFTKMNQIQNKYHEYNVEVVRKDGLLLVRDLANEVKNHMDFKINAVMRIMDSAEAAALSGGGGSDGTPGTYYDARWLNVHADDGTLAARARRLLLAPSRHFDHIAVNTSYSAVLMPPYISTEDGEVQSQIAWSEHLDPLFVNNYEIDPTLSWQYYASSTGFMRRYPAMSWPPEDGYSHHARDFYDFRSSNWFVEAATSPKDLVILLDDSDDLGSSYRRLARATVSALLDTLGPNDFVNIYRYSDTVSELHQCYTKMLAQAIPETLRELKSAVWNTAPTGGAANLTAALSTAFEILHRYNRTGQGCQCNQAIAVVGAGGGAGGVKGVFRTWNWPHMPVRIFTYRVGGDATSGSNMKDMACTNKGFHVTINDHGEVKSKVLHFVEVLARPLVMYQTLHPVHWSPVYVGGRSSSLDDDGMGQLMTSVTVPIFDRRNHTQREANLLGIVGTDVPVDQIKKLVPPYKLGVNGYSFMVDNNGHVLYHPDLRPLHTNEEYTETLRPLYSSVDLTDVELLVDSDENSRVNLTSLLLDLRHDMIEQREGETEIGVKVQYDGMRRVATRRQRYFYSPVEGTPYSLAAVLPDGYGMYELQAEQEIKHSPINITEYFKGENWKVHPEWVYCEYASTSDQTFNSPEEQLLHFLTRTGRPGWKWMSLRPRALTLHNAHKKQERDSYYCDKTLVQSLVRDAMVIKELDTHTGHASHHSQQGRFHKFVVTMSFIATRSGLLKWTENMNTTRSTESIDPHFSEKYARAFDSEWYRRAVEHHSIEPESFVFSVPFRDGSETEDLSAKPPLVLATHAVFVESRGHRAPAAVVGLHFQLDSLAKHFLNVTSTCTAGSVCKKTCAGDELDCYILDDNGFIILSEDVSQTGRFFGQVDGTIMDSLVQDKIYKKVTVHDHQGRCPDSRNQYNADANKITPMKPLSWLGGYLTRLLAMWYPLWQTSYAHPYTEDEPEYEDYEGEDDADRDRGMYEIIIDGVGDVTHEPSPPPAHAPREPPREAVRSAAVRPCDTSAELFTLQSTRLNAAQPLKGKLTNCHNSGCERPFSVQKIPHSNLILLVVDTLCPCGAKRLDVRAREAPPRAACRRPPRATHRRRPRSCVSYHPEEIEIQSCGGAGGLRALHALPALAVALLARLAT